The Malus sylvestris chromosome 12, drMalSylv7.2, whole genome shotgun sequence genome contains a region encoding:
- the LOC126593834 gene encoding uncharacterized protein LOC126593834, with the protein MESMNRGGSFSFSCSESDLNFSSLSHFTNDDDEDDESYIEIELDHHHDHPKPSSQEDDEEEDEDLGRGGLDRADYLRISFSSSLLPELSATNLPPNHDSEAADHPVNQIPSSPTVSYSCPLSSSSMEGSCRNPIGLDEPSRLRRSTSAKGRLPRVNRLVNTLLFGLRSSSESPTPADDADLARSRKASNIKTSINGGLMKFLFKFRAMNLGALVASFVKPRQVACDDDDPHQSQNINCRCKNKKSKESSSSTLQWLVPKKQGKSSRTKNSSEAVGGGDKSRVLLETNLSAVRGVLETIGTSMSTGIGRKERRTRSCQSSIKSSPIHQGFTSDDHSNKVYLYTRETSIQAAISHCKTSFEQTSIS; encoded by the exons ATGGAAAGCATGAACCGTGGAGGAAGTTTCTCCTTCAGCTGCTCCGAGTCTGACTTGAACTTTTCTTCCCTCTCACATTTCACCAACGACGACGACGAAGACGATGAATCTTACATCGAAATAGAACTTGACCATCACCATGATCACCCTAAACCATCAAGCCAAGAGGAtgatgaggaggaggatgaaGATCTTGGTCGTGGAGGACTAGACCGTGCGGATTACTTGCGCATATCGTTTTCGTCTAGTCTTCTCCCGGAGCTCTCCGCCACCAACCTCCCTCCCAATCACGACTCTGAGGCAGCTGATCACCCAGTAAACCAGATTCCGTCGTCGCCAACGGTGTCATATTCTTGCCCTCTGAGCTCTTCTTCCATGGAAGGCAGCTGTAGGAATCCGATAGGATTGGATGAGCCTTCAAGGCTCCGCAGAAGTACTAGCGCAAAAGGAAGATTACCCAGAGTCAACCGGCTAGTCAACACGCTGCTGTTTGGTCTCCGGTCATCATCAGAGTCGCCTACCCCCGCAGACGACGCTGACCTGGCACGTAGCAG gaaAGCATCAAACATCAAAACCTCAATAAACGGTGGCCTCATGAAGTTTCTCTTCAAGTTCCGAGCCATGAATCTTGGAGCACTGGTAGCTTCATTTGTAAAGCCCCGCCAAGTTGCTTGTGACGATGACGATCCTCATCAATCCCAAAACATTAATTGTCGATGCAAGAACAAGAAATCGAAGGAGAGTAGTAGCAGTACTCTTCAATGGTTGGTTCCAAAGAAGCAAGGGAAAAGCAGCAGGACCAAGAACTCTTCAGAAGCAGTAGGAGGAGGTGACAAGTCCAGAGTGTTATTGGAGACAAACTTGAGCGCAGTTAGAGGGGTTTTAGAAACAATAGGAACTAGCATGAGCACAGGCATTGGTCgcaaagaaagaagaacaagGAGCTGCCAAAGTTCAATTAAGTCTTCCCCAATTCACCAAGGATTTACAAGTGATGACCATAGTAATAAGGTATATCTTTATACAAGAGAAACCTCAATTCAGGCTGCAATTTCCCACTGCAAAACTTCATTTGAACAAACATCCATATCCTGA